A single Sylvia atricapilla isolate bSylAtr1 chromosome 11, bSylAtr1.pri, whole genome shotgun sequence DNA region contains:
- the CCDC174 gene encoding coiled-coil domain-containing protein 174 isoform X2: MLVSLESPEPLIRKKLEEKAKLYEKMTKGDFPDEETEDLYLVDFTQKIIDKQHEVQELHQSEAAGKTSERDTDEEEIQPEADIPPPEDPDEEWVDYVDFLGRSRRCMKKDLPSLLKIDQELQGKRQEPDGNTLLSEDMRRELQRQQWEKEEEEALRKPMGPIHYEDIRENEARQLGVGYFAFSRDQELRHKQRATLDMLREQTLDQRNKREQLKEKRKAALDARLSKLRARKIKKLREAGLEEEAEKLENGEVKGAAEEPEPPRVTAASRKVEVIIQERRDTKPGVPYVREWDKGKELMFGQWEKKQEELRDERDPEFAPPSDYFLGQKKDGYYRSRNLNSSETSSENLETERSQNQQRPSVQGSDSSTGDVSPSAHASNSNVPDKPAEPSGRDTQGVSSAEEDSSDDEDTLPPAQAYGYGARGVPPALRGYGYSTQGVPPPMPAYGYGTPEVPFPVQAYSYGAPGMVPPVHGYGYGAPEMPFAMQAYGYGTQDVPPGMQACGCSTQGVPPGMQACGCSTQGVPPGMQACGCSTQGVPPGMQACGCSAQEVPPGMQACGCSAQEVPPGTQVYDLSSRDVPPGIDTCGCSSQDIPPGTHTCGCSTQEMPPGTDTCGSSTQEMPPGTDTCGSSTQDVPPGAQASGCSTQDVAPPVQTDSSDAPNQEPLYQSLDDMLSYYRQVT; this comes from the exons ATGCTGGTGTCTTTGGAAAGCCCAGAACCTCTAATAAG gaagaaGCTTGAAGAGAAGGCAAAGCTGTATGAGAAAATGACAAAAGGAGACTTCCCAG ATGAAGAAACTGAGGATTTGTACCTGGTGGATTTCACTCAGAAGATCATAGACAAACAGCACGAAGTACAGGAGCTGCATCAGAGCGAAGCTGCCGGAAAGACTTCAGAAAGAGACACAGATGAGGAGGAAATTCAGCCTGAAGCAGACATTCCACCACCAGAGGACCCGGATGAGGAATG GGTTGATTATGTTGATTTCTTGGGCCGATCTAGACGCTGTATGAAGAAGGATTTACCAAGTCTACTTAAAATCGATCAGGAACTTCAAGGGAAAAG acaAGAACCTGATGGGAATACTCTGTTATCTGAAGACATGAGAAGAGAActtcagaggcagcagtgggaaaaggaagaagaagaagcccTCAGAAAACCCATGGGACCCATACATTATGAGGACATTCGAGAAAATG agGCCAGGCAGCTCGGTGTTGGTTACTTTGCCTTTTCTCGGGACCAAGAACTCAGGCATAAACAACGGGCAACCCTGGATATGCTGAGGGAGCAG ACACTTGATCAGAGAAATAAACGTGaacagctgaaggagaagaggaaggcaGCTCTAGATGCAAGGCTGTCCAAACTTCGAGCAAGGAAGATTAAAAAGTTAAGGGAAGCTGGATtagaggaagaggcagaaaaactgGAGAATGGAG AGGTGAAAGGTGCTGCTGAGGAACCAGAACCTCCAAGAGTGACTGCAGCAAGTAGGAAGGTAGAGGTTATCATCCAGGAGAGGAGAGATACAAAGCCTGGAGTGCCTTATGTCCGAGAGTGGGATAAAGGCAAAG AACTGATGTTTGGACaatgggaaaagaaacaggaagaacTTAGAGATGAGCGAGACCCAGAATTTGCACCACCTTCTGACTACTTTTTGGGACAAAAGAAAGATGGTTATTACCGAAGTCGGAATTTGAACAGTTCTGAAACCTCCTCTGAAAACCTGGAAACGGAGAGATCACAAAACCAGCAGAGGCCATCGGTGCAGGGCAGCgacagcagcactggagatgTGTCACCATCGGCACACGCTTCCAACAGCAACGTTCCAGATAagccagcagagcccagtgGCCGTGACACTCAGGGCGTGTCATCAGCAGAGGAGGACAGCAGTGACGATGAGGACAcgctgccaccagcacaggcttATGGCTACGGAGCCCGAGGTGTGCCACCAGCACTGCGGGGTTACGGCTACAGCACCCAGGGTGTGCCACCACCCATGCCAGCCTACGGCTATGGCACCCCTGAGGTGCCCTTCCCAGTGCAGGCCTACAGCTATGGAGCACCAGGAATGGTGCCACCAGTGCATGGGTACGGCTACGGCGCTCCCGAGATGCCGTTTGCAATGCAGGCTTATGGCTACGGCACCCAGGATGTGCCACCAGGAATGCAGGCCTGTGGATGCAGCACCCAGGGTGTGCCACCAGGAATGCAGGCCTGTGGATGCAGCACCCAGGGTGTGCCACCAGGAATGCAGGCCTGTGGATGCAGCACCCAGGGTGTGCCACCAGGAATGCAGGCCTGCggctgcagtgcccaggaagTGCCACCAGGAATGCAGGCCTGCggctgcagtgcccaggaagTGCCACCAGGAACACAAGTCTATGACCTCAGCAGCCGAGATGTGCCACCAGGAATAGACACTTGTGGATGCAGCAGCCAAGATATTCCACCAGGAACACAcacctgtggctgcagcacccAAGAGATGCCACCAGGAACAGACacctgtggcagcagcacccaAGAGATGCCACCAGGAACAGACacctgtggcagcagcacccaggatGTGCCACCAGGAGCACAGGCCAGTGGCTGCAGCACTCAGGATGTGGCACCTCCAGTGCAGACCGACAGCAGTGATGCTCCAAATCAGGAACCACTTTACCAAAGTTTAGACGATATGCTCTCTTATTATAGACAAGTGACTTGA
- the CCDC174 gene encoding coiled-coil domain-containing protein 174 isoform X1 codes for MDRRKKPLDVAASSLVDLKAELFRKQEEFKKEKLLKDAGVFGKPRTSNKKPSIWTKQNTGVVNRAAKDVEQKAEEQDILDKSRKKLEEKAKLYEKMTKGDFPDEETEDLYLVDFTQKIIDKQHEVQELHQSEAAGKTSERDTDEEEIQPEADIPPPEDPDEEWVDYVDFLGRSRRCMKKDLPSLLKIDQELQGKRQEPDGNTLLSEDMRRELQRQQWEKEEEEALRKPMGPIHYEDIRENEARQLGVGYFAFSRDQELRHKQRATLDMLREQTLDQRNKREQLKEKRKAALDARLSKLRARKIKKLREAGLEEEAEKLENGEVKGAAEEPEPPRVTAASRKVEVIIQERRDTKPGVPYVREWDKGKELMFGQWEKKQEELRDERDPEFAPPSDYFLGQKKDGYYRSRNLNSSETSSENLETERSQNQQRPSVQGSDSSTGDVSPSAHASNSNVPDKPAEPSGRDTQGVSSAEEDSSDDEDTLPPAQAYGYGARGVPPALRGYGYSTQGVPPPMPAYGYGTPEVPFPVQAYSYGAPGMVPPVHGYGYGAPEMPFAMQAYGYGTQDVPPGMQACGCSTQGVPPGMQACGCSTQGVPPGMQACGCSTQGVPPGMQACGCSAQEVPPGMQACGCSAQEVPPGTQVYDLSSRDVPPGIDTCGCSSQDIPPGTHTCGCSTQEMPPGTDTCGSSTQEMPPGTDTCGSSTQDVPPGAQASGCSTQDVAPPVQTDSSDAPNQEPLYQSLDDMLSYYRQVT; via the exons ATGGACCGGAGGAAGAAGCCGCTGGACGTGGCCGCGTCCTCG CTGGTAGATCTCAAAGCCGAACTCTTCCGAAAGCAAGAGgaattcaaaaaagaaaagctactgAAAGATGCTGGTGTCTTTGGAAAGCCCAGAACCTCTAATAAG AAACCAAGTATCTGGACCAAACAGAACACAGGAGTTGTAAATCGAGCTGCAAAAGATGTTGAGCAGAAGGCAGAAGAACAAGATATATTGGATAAATCAAG gaagaaGCTTGAAGAGAAGGCAAAGCTGTATGAGAAAATGACAAAAGGAGACTTCCCAG ATGAAGAAACTGAGGATTTGTACCTGGTGGATTTCACTCAGAAGATCATAGACAAACAGCACGAAGTACAGGAGCTGCATCAGAGCGAAGCTGCCGGAAAGACTTCAGAAAGAGACACAGATGAGGAGGAAATTCAGCCTGAAGCAGACATTCCACCACCAGAGGACCCGGATGAGGAATG GGTTGATTATGTTGATTTCTTGGGCCGATCTAGACGCTGTATGAAGAAGGATTTACCAAGTCTACTTAAAATCGATCAGGAACTTCAAGGGAAAAG acaAGAACCTGATGGGAATACTCTGTTATCTGAAGACATGAGAAGAGAActtcagaggcagcagtgggaaaaggaagaagaagaagcccTCAGAAAACCCATGGGACCCATACATTATGAGGACATTCGAGAAAATG agGCCAGGCAGCTCGGTGTTGGTTACTTTGCCTTTTCTCGGGACCAAGAACTCAGGCATAAACAACGGGCAACCCTGGATATGCTGAGGGAGCAG ACACTTGATCAGAGAAATAAACGTGaacagctgaaggagaagaggaaggcaGCTCTAGATGCAAGGCTGTCCAAACTTCGAGCAAGGAAGATTAAAAAGTTAAGGGAAGCTGGATtagaggaagaggcagaaaaactgGAGAATGGAG AGGTGAAAGGTGCTGCTGAGGAACCAGAACCTCCAAGAGTGACTGCAGCAAGTAGGAAGGTAGAGGTTATCATCCAGGAGAGGAGAGATACAAAGCCTGGAGTGCCTTATGTCCGAGAGTGGGATAAAGGCAAAG AACTGATGTTTGGACaatgggaaaagaaacaggaagaacTTAGAGATGAGCGAGACCCAGAATTTGCACCACCTTCTGACTACTTTTTGGGACAAAAGAAAGATGGTTATTACCGAAGTCGGAATTTGAACAGTTCTGAAACCTCCTCTGAAAACCTGGAAACGGAGAGATCACAAAACCAGCAGAGGCCATCGGTGCAGGGCAGCgacagcagcactggagatgTGTCACCATCGGCACACGCTTCCAACAGCAACGTTCCAGATAagccagcagagcccagtgGCCGTGACACTCAGGGCGTGTCATCAGCAGAGGAGGACAGCAGTGACGATGAGGACAcgctgccaccagcacaggcttATGGCTACGGAGCCCGAGGTGTGCCACCAGCACTGCGGGGTTACGGCTACAGCACCCAGGGTGTGCCACCACCCATGCCAGCCTACGGCTATGGCACCCCTGAGGTGCCCTTCCCAGTGCAGGCCTACAGCTATGGAGCACCAGGAATGGTGCCACCAGTGCATGGGTACGGCTACGGCGCTCCCGAGATGCCGTTTGCAATGCAGGCTTATGGCTACGGCACCCAGGATGTGCCACCAGGAATGCAGGCCTGTGGATGCAGCACCCAGGGTGTGCCACCAGGAATGCAGGCCTGTGGATGCAGCACCCAGGGTGTGCCACCAGGAATGCAGGCCTGTGGATGCAGCACCCAGGGTGTGCCACCAGGAATGCAGGCCTGCggctgcagtgcccaggaagTGCCACCAGGAATGCAGGCCTGCggctgcagtgcccaggaagTGCCACCAGGAACACAAGTCTATGACCTCAGCAGCCGAGATGTGCCACCAGGAATAGACACTTGTGGATGCAGCAGCCAAGATATTCCACCAGGAACACAcacctgtggctgcagcacccAAGAGATGCCACCAGGAACAGACacctgtggcagcagcacccaAGAGATGCCACCAGGAACAGACacctgtggcagcagcacccaggatGTGCCACCAGGAGCACAGGCCAGTGGCTGCAGCACTCAGGATGTGGCACCTCCAGTGCAGACCGACAGCAGTGATGCTCCAAATCAGGAACCACTTTACCAAAGTTTAGACGATATGCTCTCTTATTATAGACAAGTGACTTGA